Genomic segment of Arachis hypogaea cultivar Tifrunner chromosome 11, arahy.Tifrunner.gnm2.J5K5, whole genome shotgun sequence:
atattatttctgtataattagcaaattaaattatttgtttattaatactaagtatttataaaaaaaaccaaaatttgGGTACAAGCATTCAAcgtatgtatatttttttatgaatattcACATTATATGTTAACAATACGCATAGACTTAAAATTGCATCAGAATTTAATTTTACGCACTCTAATAAAATAGAAGCGAGTTAGATACTCACAAATACAGACTATCAAttctactaaaaaataattttttattagactTGATTAAAATTTGGTTACAAATTGACtgcaatttagaatttaaatataaGTATTATATTTCTTATCACTTATCTTGAATAACATTCATAACTAAACCATTTTATGAATTTACCAACACATGGAagactttccttttctttttctttaaagagaagaaagaaagaaagaaagaaagatagaaaACGCAACCTCTAAAGTTGGCGCTACTCTCCTGGAGTGAAGAGTAATGCGGAAACGTATTGCGTTGAAAGCAATATGATCATCTTCCCATCATTGCTTCATTCATCTCCAACGGCATTCATCAACTTTCTGACGTCATCTTTTCCTTGTCTTCAGTATGTCCTTCCAAACTCAAACCTCTCTTTACTCGTCACTTCTATCTTTAATAACTTCCACTCTTCCACTTTGGAGCAAAAGTCAACAAGTCAACCATTTCCAGTAAAaaatcttctcctccttcttcgttTTGCTTCAGAGTAAGCTTAGGTACTCAGTTTCTCTAATCTCACTATTCCTCCATAATCATGCACCTTGCAACTGTTGATGATTTTCTCCTCCAACCGCTTTTCACGCGTTATGTATCTGCTTCGTTGAACCTAATCCTGTTAATTGCGCTTCTTGTGTCACGGATATGGGAGAAAGTTCATGCGAATGTGAACCATAGAGAAAACAACGAAAGAATTCGATTACGTAGTGGTGGATTCTTGTACTTCAAACAAGGTCCACTTTGTAGCTTAGCTATTTGTGTGTTCAACCTTGTGCTGTGCTTGCTAACCTACTTTTACTTGTATAAAAATGATGGTGGTACTGGTTCCTCAAATGAAGTTATTGTTGCAATTTCTGATTTTGCTCTTAGATCACTTGCTTGGGCTGTTGTTTGTGGTTATTTGCAATTTGGAAGCTCCGGTTCTTGGGGACCTTTCCCCTCAAGTTTCTTGAGGATTTGTTGCTGGGTATATGCTGTTGTTTGCTTTTGTTGCATTATAATAGACTTTATAATCTATGAAAAGCAAGCTTTCTTGCCGATTATGTATCTTGTTTCCGATATAAGTGGTTTTATTAGTGCTTTATTTCTGTGTTATTTGGGGTTTTCCGGAAACCATGTTGTTAAGAATGCCCCTCTTGAAGAAGCCCTTTTGAATGATGAATCTTTGGTGAGGAACGGTTGTAATCGCAATGAAACCAGAGGAGATGGAAATTCGTCGAGCTATTACAATGCTGGATTCTTTAGTTTTCTTACATTCTCTTGGTTGAGTCCATTGATATCTCTAGGCAATAACAAGGCTTTAGATATCGAGGATCTTCCTGTTCTTCATATCAATGATAGTGCCTATGGGTCTTTTCCAAATCTTAGAGACAAGCTTGAGTCACAATGTGGTGATGATGGGAAAGTAACCACTTTTAAGTTGGTTAAGGCAATGTTCTTGTCAACATGGCAGCTGATCTTACTGTCAGCCTTATTTGCATTCCTGTACACTTGTGCTTCTTATGTTGGTCCTTATTTGATTGATTTCCTTGTTCAATACCTCAATGGGGAGCAAATGTTTGAAAATGAAGGCTATGTTTTGGTATTGGCATTTGCTGTTGGTAAGTTTGTGGAGTGCCTCTCGCAGAGACATTGGATGTTCAGGTTCCAGCAGATTGGGGTTAGGATACAATCAATGTTGGTGGGGACGATCTATGCTAAAGGTTTGAAGCTTTCGTGTAAATCGAAGGATGCTCATAGTAGCGGAGAAATCGTGAATTTGTTGACTGTTGATGCTTCAAGGGTTGGTGAATTTTGTTGGTACATGCATGATCCATGGGTGGCTGTTTTGCAAGTTGCTTTGGCCTTGTTGATTTTGTATCGGAGTGTTGGGCTTGCTTCGATTGCTGCTTTTGTTGCCACCGTAATTGTGATGTTGCTAAACCTGCCAGTGGCATCATTGCaagaaaaataccaaaataaGTTAATGGAGTTCAAAGACAAACGAATGAAGTCAACATCTGAGATCTTAAAGAATATGAGGATTCTGAAACTGCAAGCTTGGGAGATGAAGTTCTTAGAGAAGATCATTCAGCTTAGGAAGGCTGAGGAGATATGGCTAAAGAAATTTGTCATTGGTTCAGTGATTATTAGATTTCTCTTCTTTAATGCCCCCACTTTTGTTGCTGTGGTAACTTTTGGTACATGTGTTCTTATGGGCATACCACTTGAATCAGGGAAGATCTTATCTGCACTCGCAACTTTCCGAATTCTTCAAATTCCCATATATAGCCTCCCTGACACAATTTCAATGATAGCACAAACTAAGGTCTCACTTGATAGGATCACATCATTTCTTTGTCTAGATGACTTGCAAGCCAATGCAGTAGAGAAACTTCCCCATGGTAGTTCTGATTTAGCAGTTGAATTTATAGATGGAAATTTCTCATGGGATTCCTCTTCCTCTAGTACTACTCTGGCGAACATAAATCTCAAAGTTTTTCATGGCATGAGGGTTGCTGTTTGTGGCACTGTTGGATCTGGCAAGTCAAGTTTACTTTCTTGTGTGATTGGTGAAGTCCCAAAGCTATCTGGGACCATTAAAGTGTGTGGAACAAAGGCTTATGTTTCTCAGTCACCATGGATACAAAGTGGTAAGATAGAAGATAACATACTATTTGGCAAAGAGATGGACAGGGAAAAGTATGAGAAGGTACTAGAAGCATGTTCCTTAACAAAAGACCTCGAGGTTCTATCATTTGGTGACCAGACTATTGTTGGTGAGAAAGGAATCAATTTGAGTGGTGGACAGAAGCAAAGATTACAAATAGCTCGCGCTCTTTACCAAGATGCTGATATATACCTGTTTGATGACCCTTTCAGTGCTGTGGATGCTCATACAGGATCTCATCTTTTTAAGGTCTTATTTTTCTATACTTTGAATTCTTTTGCTTTTAGTGCAATTATTTCTAATCCCCGAATAAATTCTGTCATTGTTGCTTGCATTGTTGATCAAGTAGAAATTTCTGAAATATTGATCATATGTTTATTGTT
This window contains:
- the LOC112720165 gene encoding ABC transporter C family member 3; this encodes MHLATVDDFLLQPLFTRYVSASLNLILLIALLVSRIWEKVHANVNHRENNERIRLRSGGFLYFKQGPLCSLAICVFNLVLCLLTYFYLYKNDGGTGSSNEVIVAISDFALRSLAWAVVCGYLQFGSSGSWGPFPSSFLRICCWVYAVVCFCCIIIDFIIYEKQAFLPIMYLVSDISGFISALFLCYLGFSGNHVVKNAPLEEALLNDESLVRNGCNRNETRGDGNSSSYYNAGFFSFLTFSWLSPLISLGNNKALDIEDLPVLHINDSAYGSFPNLRDKLESQCGDDGKVTTFKLVKAMFLSTWQLILLSALFAFLYTCASYVGPYLIDFLVQYLNGEQMFENEGYVLVLAFAVGKFVECLSQRHWMFRFQQIGVRIQSMLVGTIYAKGLKLSCKSKDAHSSGEIVNLLTVDASRVGEFCWYMHDPWVAVLQVALALLILYRSVGLASIAAFVATVIVMLLNLPVASLQEKYQNKLMEFKDKRMKSTSEILKNMRILKLQAWEMKFLEKIIQLRKAEEIWLKKFVIGSVIIRFLFFNAPTFVAVVTFGTCVLMGIPLESGKILSALATFRILQIPIYSLPDTISMIAQTKVSLDRITSFLCLDDLQANAVEKLPHGSSDLAVEFIDGNFSWDSSSSSTTLANINLKVFHGMRVAVCGTVGSGKSSLLSCVIGEVPKLSGTIKVCGTKAYVSQSPWIQSGKIEDNILFGKEMDREKYEKVLEACSLTKDLEVLSFGDQTIVGEKGINLSGGQKQRLQIARALYQDADIYLFDDPFSAVDAHTGSHLFKECILGLLQTKTVIYITHQIEFLPDADLILVMKDGRITQSGKYNDILKSGTDFMELVGAHQEALSSIKSLERRTSSKSLERRLSSKSFERSPTSKTLGLTVEDSDSLSSFGEQDLENIDEQNGKPDEIVDKRGQLVQDEEREKGRVEFKVYWKYMTTAYGGVLVPFILLSQILTVALQVASNYWMTLATPVSATAEPAVGSVTLMAVYAALALGSSIGNLVRSMLTVISGYVTATILFNKLHMCLFRAPMSFFDATPSGRILNRASTDQSAIDINIPNILWAVTYNLAFVLGSIAVMSQAAWQVFIVFIPVVAACIWYQQYYSASARELARLVGICQAPVIQHFSETISGSTTIRAFEQESRFGDINMKLTDRYSLPKMFSAIAMEWLCFRLDILSSITFAFCLIFLVSFPNAITPGIAGLAVTYGLNLNSQVVNIVWFLCQLENKIISVERIFQYTSIPSEPPLVIEDNQPDPSWPPFGEVHIQDLQVRYAPHLPLVLRGLTCTFAAGAKNGIVGRTGSGKTTLVQTLFRLVEPVAGKILIDSINISSIGIHDLRSKLSIIPQDPTMFEGTIRNNLDPLEEYTDEQIWEALDMCQLGDEVRKKEEKLDSIVTENGENWSMGQRQLVCLGRVLLKKSKILVLDEATASVDTATDNIIQQTVKQNFSDCTIITIAHRITSILDSDMVLFLNQGLIEEYDSPKKLLKNKSSALAQLVEEYTRRSNSGFES